From Nitratidesulfovibrio vulgaris str. Hildenborough, a single genomic window includes:
- the nusA gene encoding transcription termination factor NusA, which translates to MSMELKKAIDQISKDKGLERDMLVATLEEAVRTSVVRKYGDDIDVEVSYNDESGEIEVYQFKIVVAELDDEDEDGNAHIVLEEARKHDPSVQIDDEMGFRLKVEDLGRIAAQSAKQVIIQRMRDAEQELIYDEFKDRRGEIISGIIQRRDKAGWIINLGRTEALLPKEEQIPREHYKRGDRVQAIIIEVRKEGRGPQVIVSRSHRDYMAALFRREVPEVDDGTVQIMGVARDPGSRAKVAVLSRERDVDPVGACVGIRGSRIQNVVQELRGERIDIVVWSPEIATYARNALSPAVISRIVVDEEENLLEVIVPDDQLTNAIGRKGQNVKLAAKLLGWKIDIYTETRYNEANAIGRGLEQIASVAEISIEQFVTAGFQSIERLREASDEELASGLGIDDNRIADLRAAINFLSPAPSASDGDDADGETE; encoded by the coding sequence ATGAGCATGGAACTCAAGAAAGCCATCGACCAGATAAGCAAGGACAAGGGCCTCGAACGCGACATGCTCGTCGCAACCCTTGAAGAGGCCGTCCGCACATCGGTCGTTCGCAAGTATGGCGACGACATCGACGTCGAGGTCTCGTACAACGACGAAAGCGGCGAGATCGAAGTCTACCAGTTCAAGATCGTCGTCGCCGAACTGGATGACGAGGACGAGGACGGCAACGCCCACATCGTCCTCGAAGAAGCCCGCAAGCACGACCCCAGCGTCCAGATCGACGACGAGATGGGCTTCCGCCTCAAGGTCGAGGATCTCGGCCGCATCGCCGCCCAGTCCGCCAAGCAGGTCATCATCCAGCGCATGCGTGACGCCGAGCAGGAGCTCATCTACGACGAGTTCAAGGACCGGCGTGGCGAGATCATCAGCGGCATCATCCAGCGCCGGGACAAGGCCGGCTGGATCATCAACCTCGGGCGTACCGAGGCCCTGCTCCCCAAAGAGGAGCAGATCCCCCGCGAGCACTACAAGCGCGGCGACCGGGTTCAGGCCATCATCATCGAGGTACGCAAGGAAGGACGCGGGCCGCAGGTCATCGTCTCGCGCTCTCACCGCGACTACATGGCAGCGCTCTTCCGCCGCGAGGTTCCCGAGGTCGACGACGGTACCGTGCAGATCATGGGCGTGGCCCGCGACCCCGGCAGCCGTGCCAAGGTCGCCGTGCTCTCGCGTGAGCGTGACGTCGATCCCGTGGGCGCGTGTGTCGGCATTCGCGGCTCCCGCATCCAGAACGTCGTGCAGGAGCTTCGCGGCGAACGCATCGACATCGTGGTGTGGAGCCCTGAAATCGCCACCTACGCCCGCAATGCCCTGTCTCCTGCCGTCATTTCGCGCATCGTGGTCGATGAAGAGGAGAATCTCCTCGAAGTCATCGTGCCTGACGACCAGCTCACCAACGCCATCGGGCGCAAGGGGCAGAACGTCAAGCTGGCCGCGAAGCTGCTGGGCTGGAAGATAGATATCTATACGGAAACCCGGTACAATGAGGCCAACGCCATCGGGCGCGGCCTCGAGCAGATCGCCAGCGTTGCCGAAATCTCCATCGAGCAATTCGTCACGGCGGGTTTCCAGTCCATTGAACGTTTGCGGGAAGCCTCCGACGAGGAACTCGCCAGCGGGCTCGGCATCGATGACAATCGCATCGCCGACCTGCGTGCTGCTATCAACTTCCTCAGCCCTGCGCCTTCCGCCTCAGACGGGGACGACGCAGACGGGGAGACGGAATAA
- the rimP gene encoding ribosome maturation factor RimP — protein sequence MTKQALDATIADMAGPFLASLGLELWGIELSYGGRTVVRLFVDGPEGVTIDQCAEVSRHVGLALEVEDVISSAYVLEVSSPGLERPFFRAEQMSPYVGRQIELTLIDPTPEWPGRRKFRGELLAVEGDTVVLRPEGAPAPEAEEAVLRTSWQGVRKANLIHVFPEPGHKPRR from the coding sequence ATGACCAAACAGGCACTTGACGCAACCATAGCTGATATGGCCGGGCCGTTTCTCGCGTCGCTCGGCCTCGAACTGTGGGGCATCGAGTTATCGTACGGCGGTCGCACCGTCGTGCGTCTCTTCGTCGATGGCCCCGAAGGGGTCACCATCGACCAGTGTGCCGAAGTCTCGCGCCATGTGGGCCTCGCGCTGGAGGTCGAAGACGTCATCAGCTCCGCCTATGTCCTCGAAGTCTCCTCACCGGGCCTCGAAAGGCCCTTCTTCCGCGCGGAGCAGATGTCCCCTTATGTGGGACGCCAGATAGAGCTCACACTCATCGACCCCACCCCCGAATGGCCCGGCCGTCGCAAGTTCCGCGGCGAGCTTCTGGCCGTTGAGGGCGACACCGTGGTTTTGCGTCCCGAAGGTGCCCCCGCACCCGAAGCCGAAGAGGCTGTCCTGCGCACATCGTGGCAGGGCGTCCGCAAGGCCAATCTCATCCACGTGTTCCCCGAGCCGGGCCACAAGCCCCGCCGTTAG
- the flgF gene encoding flagellar basal-body rod protein FlgF, which produces MQDSMLSGLFGALTTEHRLNNIANNLANVNTNGYKRDVLAFKDTMALFAHDEIMEPMANVRSKKLFPEPLHVARPRIAVARTDFSQGSFHYTSDPLDLAISGNGFFKVRTPEGEFYTRNGHFRQTSDGQLVTMQGWPVLSEGGDINLPQGKNLQVASDGRIAVDGVDVGQLQVVTVSDLEGLEKLGGNLYRLREGSTAGEVPVGPDVIVSQGYIETSNVEVVNEMVNMIETQRQFEAYQKVMQTSDTVDRDAITKIGRGR; this is translated from the coding sequence ATGCAGGACAGTATGCTGAGCGGTCTGTTCGGTGCTCTCACAACCGAGCATCGACTCAACAATATCGCCAACAATCTCGCTAACGTGAACACCAACGGCTACAAGCGCGACGTGCTCGCCTTCAAGGACACCATGGCCCTTTTCGCGCATGACGAGATCATGGAGCCCATGGCCAATGTCCGGTCGAAGAAGCTGTTCCCCGAACCCCTGCACGTGGCAAGACCCCGCATCGCCGTGGCGCGCACCGACTTCAGTCAGGGCAGCTTCCATTATACGAGCGACCCGCTCGACCTTGCCATCAGCGGTAACGGGTTCTTCAAGGTGCGCACCCCCGAAGGCGAGTTCTACACCCGCAACGGTCATTTCCGTCAGACTTCCGACGGGCAGCTCGTCACCATGCAGGGGTGGCCCGTCCTTTCAGAGGGCGGCGACATCAACCTGCCGCAGGGCAAGAACCTTCAGGTCGCCTCCGACGGGCGCATCGCCGTGGACGGTGTCGACGTGGGGCAGTTGCAGGTGGTCACCGTGTCCGACCTTGAAGGGCTGGAGAAGCTCGGCGGCAATCTCTACCGGCTGCGAGAGGGCAGCACGGCGGGCGAAGTCCCCGTCGGGCCGGACGTGATCGTTTCACAGGGCTACATCGAGACCTCCAACGTGGAGGTGGTCAACGAGATGGTCAACATGATCGAGACGCAACGCCAGTTCGAAGCCTACCAGAAGGTGATGCAGACCTCGGACACCGTCGACCGCGACGCCATAACCAAGATAGGCAGGGGCCGCTAG
- the flgG gene encoding flagellar basal-body rod protein FlgG, translating to MMRSLWTAATGMVAQQLNIDVISHNLANVNTSGFKKSRAEFEDLMYQNMRIAGSATEGDSRIPVGIQVGMGVRPTAVHKFFSQGDFQNSGNPLDIAIEGDGFFQVLVNGEPRYTRAGAFKLNQDGTVVTANGYVLQPEFTVPAETKNVVVTEAGHIAALDANGQELAAADIPLYTFINPAGLDAIGRNLYVPSEASGEAVEGVPGEDNVGTLAQGFLEMSNVEVVDEMVNMIVGQRAYEMNSKAISTSDQMLQTAVNLKR from the coding sequence ATGATGCGTTCACTCTGGACTGCGGCTACCGGCATGGTGGCGCAGCAGCTTAACATCGACGTCATCTCGCACAACCTCGCCAACGTGAACACCTCCGGCTTCAAGAAAAGCCGCGCCGAGTTCGAAGACCTGATGTACCAGAACATGCGCATCGCAGGTTCGGCCACCGAGGGCGACAGCCGCATCCCGGTGGGCATCCAGGTGGGCATGGGCGTGCGCCCCACGGCGGTGCACAAGTTCTTCTCGCAAGGCGACTTCCAGAACAGCGGCAACCCGCTGGACATCGCCATCGAGGGCGACGGCTTCTTTCAGGTGCTGGTCAATGGCGAACCTCGCTACACCCGCGCCGGGGCCTTCAAGCTCAATCAGGACGGTACGGTGGTCACGGCCAACGGCTATGTGCTCCAGCCGGAGTTCACCGTGCCTGCCGAGACCAAGAACGTCGTCGTGACAGAGGCGGGGCACATCGCCGCACTCGATGCCAACGGGCAGGAACTCGCCGCCGCCGACATCCCCCTCTACACCTTCATCAACCCGGCGGGACTCGACGCCATCGGCCGCAACCTCTACGTGCCCTCGGAGGCGTCGGGCGAAGCGGTGGAAGGGGTGCCCGGTGAAGACAACGTCGGGACGCTGGCGCAGGGCTTCCTCGAGATGTCCAACGTCGAGGTGGTCGATGAGATGGTCAACATGATCGTCGGTCAACGCGCCTATGAAATGAACTCCAAGGCCATCTCCACTTCAGACCAGATGTTGCAGACGGCCGTGAACCTCAAGAGGTAG
- the flgA gene encoding flagellar basal body P-ring formation chaperone FlgA, with product MAFVLCGVVAVLAATGDAGWRIRLREAAVVAGPTVLLGEVADPVGEMPAAVWRDLAARPLWAAPADAGRPMIVNKVRLGEALRAALGATADSCLLPPSMALQRGGAVLREGDLRDIVVRTMTPQLASMGGEASFSDFRLPPFAFLEHPQQKVILEPLQPAPGRLSLRFAVLEMDGAVVRRFTGTAFLDVWLTVPCAAQPLNRGDRLEVEKVTWMRKNIAHLRAAPWDGRGGPWQLQRPVGAGQVVYQDDVAPNPAVTRGGIVTLVYESPALRLAVQGEALADGMPGETIQVRNLQSRKQVYATVRDGSTVVVR from the coding sequence ATGGCGTTTGTGTTGTGCGGCGTGGTCGCGGTGCTGGCTGCCACCGGGGATGCAGGATGGCGCATACGGTTGCGCGAAGCCGCCGTGGTGGCGGGTCCGACGGTGCTTCTCGGCGAGGTGGCCGACCCCGTGGGCGAGATGCCCGCCGCGGTGTGGCGCGACCTCGCGGCACGTCCGCTGTGGGCAGCCCCCGCCGACGCCGGGCGTCCCATGATCGTCAACAAGGTGCGACTTGGCGAGGCGTTGCGGGCGGCGCTGGGTGCCACGGCAGACAGCTGCCTGCTTCCGCCGTCCATGGCGTTGCAGCGTGGCGGGGCCGTGTTGCGCGAGGGCGACCTGCGCGACATCGTCGTCAGAACCATGACGCCGCAACTGGCGTCCATGGGGGGCGAGGCTTCGTTCTCCGATTTCAGGCTTCCGCCCTTCGCCTTTCTGGAACACCCGCAGCAGAAGGTGATTCTCGAACCGTTGCAGCCCGCGCCCGGCAGACTTTCGTTGCGCTTCGCCGTGCTGGAGATGGACGGCGCCGTGGTGCGTCGCTTCACGGGCACGGCGTTTCTGGATGTGTGGCTCACGGTCCCCTGCGCCGCCCAGCCCCTCAACCGGGGGGACAGGCTCGAAGTCGAAAAGGTCACGTGGATGCGAAAGAATATCGCGCACCTGCGGGCCGCTCCGTGGGATGGCCGGGGCGGGCCGTGGCAATTGCAGCGTCCTGTGGGGGCAGGGCAGGTGGTCTATCAGGACGACGTGGCCCCCAACCCGGCGGTGACCCGTGGCGGAATCGTGACACTGGTGTACGAGTCGCCAGCCTTGCGTCTTGCCGTACAGGGCGAGGCCCTGGCGGACGGAATGCCCGGTGAGACCATTCAGGTGCGCAATTTGCAAAGCAGAAAGCAGGTGTACGCCACCGTCCGCGACGGAAGCACCGTGGTGGTCAGGTAG
- a CDS encoding flagellar basal body L-ring protein FlgH gives MIRKTLAASCAVLLMAGCNAARQQASPLPPVAPPQTYVEPEQAAANPGSMFNDAEADLMFSDSRARRVGDIVLVKIVENAKAKNKADTTSERDSTNNYTVGAYFGQDSASINPMNPVGAFGGKVGTNALLQTGSKSKLDGKGETKRENTVTATIAARVVRVMPGGLLQVEGARETRVNDETQYIVLSGLVRSRDVASDNSVMSTQLADSRIAYYGKGVLADKQRPGWFSRLMDNLWPF, from the coding sequence ATGATACGCAAGACACTGGCCGCCAGTTGCGCGGTGCTGCTCATGGCCGGGTGCAACGCCGCGCGGCAGCAGGCATCGCCCCTGCCACCGGTGGCCCCGCCCCAGACCTATGTCGAGCCGGAACAGGCGGCTGCGAATCCCGGTTCCATGTTCAACGACGCCGAGGCCGACCTCATGTTCTCCGACAGCCGTGCGCGGCGTGTCGGTGACATCGTGCTGGTGAAGATCGTCGAGAACGCCAAGGCCAAGAACAAGGCCGACACCACGTCAGAACGCGATTCGACCAACAACTATACCGTAGGGGCCTACTTCGGACAGGACAGCGCGTCCATCAACCCCATGAACCCCGTGGGTGCGTTCGGGGGCAAGGTGGGCACCAACGCCCTGTTGCAGACCGGGTCGAAGAGCAAACTCGACGGCAAGGGCGAGACCAAGCGCGAGAACACCGTCACCGCTACCATCGCTGCACGCGTGGTTCGCGTGATGCCGGGCGGCCTTCTGCAGGTGGAGGGCGCGCGCGAGACGCGCGTCAACGACGAGACGCAGTACATCGTCTTGAGCGGCCTTGTCCGTTCGCGTGACGTGGCCAGCGACAACTCGGTCATGTCCACCCAGCTGGCCGATTCGCGCATCGCCTACTACGGCAAGGGTGTCCTTGCCGACAAGCAGCGTCCCGGCTGGTTCTCACGCCTCATGGACAACCTCTGGCCCTTCTAG
- a CDS encoding flagellar basal body P-ring protein FlgI, giving the protein MSLFDRPARWQGVWPLLLAVALSTLLPLAMPGSAGAVRIKDIATFSGVRDNQLVGYGLVVGLGGTGDKKESVFTVSSMVNMLERMGVAVDPKQLKPKNVASVMVTARMPVSAKPGARLDVTVSSMGDATSLLGGVLLQTPLKGVDGKIYGLAQGSLALGGFSAEGQAARAQKNITTVGLIPGGAIIERGVPFEFNQQDRLTLNLSTADFSTAQQVAERLNAAMGGRYANAVDASTVAMDVPPNYRGNLVPLMASVENIEVAPDAPARVVVDEKTGTVVLGRDVRISRVAVAHGSLQVTVQESQQVSQPAPFSQGQTVVTPQTNVNVREENRRLMMIEGATLQELVDGLNAIGATPRDLISILRAMKAAGALHAELEVI; this is encoded by the coding sequence ATGTCGTTGTTTGACCGTCCTGCCCGTTGGCAGGGGGTGTGGCCCCTTCTCCTTGCCGTGGCGTTGTCCACGTTGCTTCCGCTGGCCATGCCGGGAAGCGCCGGGGCCGTGCGCATCAAGGACATCGCCACCTTCTCGGGTGTGCGCGACAACCAGCTTGTGGGCTACGGACTCGTGGTGGGCCTTGGCGGTACGGGTGACAAGAAGGAGTCGGTGTTCACCGTCAGTTCCATGGTCAACATGCTCGAACGCATGGGCGTGGCCGTCGACCCCAAGCAACTCAAACCCAAGAACGTGGCTTCGGTGATGGTCACGGCGCGCATGCCTGTCTCCGCAAAGCCGGGCGCGCGTCTCGATGTCACCGTGTCATCCATGGGTGACGCCACAAGCCTTCTGGGCGGCGTGCTGTTGCAGACCCCGCTCAAGGGTGTCGACGGCAAGATATACGGCCTCGCGCAAGGCTCGCTCGCCCTCGGTGGTTTCTCCGCCGAAGGGCAGGCGGCGCGCGCGCAGAAGAACATCACCACGGTGGGGCTCATCCCCGGCGGGGCCATCATCGAACGTGGCGTGCCCTTCGAGTTCAACCAGCAGGACAGGCTCACGCTGAACCTGTCCACCGCAGACTTCTCCACGGCCCAGCAGGTGGCCGAACGGCTCAACGCCGCCATGGGCGGGCGCTACGCCAACGCCGTAGACGCCTCGACCGTGGCCATGGACGTGCCCCCCAACTATCGCGGCAATCTCGTGCCGTTGATGGCGTCGGTCGAGAACATCGAGGTCGCCCCCGACGCTCCTGCGCGGGTGGTGGTGGACGAGAAGACCGGAACCGTGGTGCTTGGGCGCGATGTGCGCATATCCCGCGTGGCCGTTGCCCATGGCAGTCTGCAGGTCACCGTGCAGGAGTCGCAGCAGGTGTCGCAGCCCGCCCCCTTCAGTCAGGGGCAGACGGTGGTCACACCGCAGACCAACGTGAACGTACGCGAGGAGAACCGCCGGCTGATGATGATCGAAGGCGCCACGTTGCAGGAACTGGTCGATGGGCTCAATGCCATAGGCGCCACGCCTCGTGACCTCATCTCCATATTGAGGGCCATGAAGGCTGCGGGCGCGTTGCACGCCGAACTCGAGGTCATCTGA
- a CDS encoding peptidoglycan DD-metalloendopeptidase family protein: protein MTAPLTDPSLARAASQQDDLVARKRSLDALRQRVGAQPDKAKKLREACEGFESVFLQKVWEQMRTTVPKEGYLHSREEQFWQSMFDQELAKKMSSAGGIGLADMLYDQLSSTLLSASRRSAAQGTHDAVPVDPVSALPERGAGQTASVVSGGDATAGAAKPGEASAAAGASAPLYAPLSDAAHGQPTSAAEGAMGGMTTGQPAPPVPSASSASSPASSANAADAGHASPVAAAGEASTPAVPLSPDQQAVLQRELAAYARQVAAQRSAAPAAGTTDTEQVATGAAVAAAGPTAASGPESATTSPAATIPPAGHDAARAARSAGADFMTPPPVVRSPRNGRPDIPTTYRRNAGRRTDTASPAVTGPRVPSGQPVTRRPGMTPAEGAQAVQNAASTFAPSAAAAQGVPAPSAPQPPTLPGVPAYTPGVPGMVTPPQGATQPVPPVASPPSSPAGAPVGMPATRLASPVGGPAPAPLPGRLAWPVAGHISEGFGWRSDPVTGERAWHPGVDLAAAEGSPVRACWDGKVVFAGEQGDYGNLVVVEHAGGWRSYYGHNAALSVRAGDVVASGSELAKAGATGRANGPHVHFEVRLGELALNPETLAGKGNAPSAS, encoded by the coding sequence ATGACTGCCCCGCTCACCGACCCCTCGCTGGCGCGCGCCGCCAGCCAGCAGGACGACCTCGTCGCCCGCAAGCGGAGTCTCGACGCCCTGCGGCAGCGCGTCGGCGCACAGCCCGACAAGGCCAAGAAGCTGCGTGAGGCCTGTGAGGGGTTCGAGTCGGTGTTCCTGCAGAAGGTCTGGGAGCAGATGCGCACCACGGTGCCCAAGGAAGGCTACCTGCACAGCCGTGAAGAGCAGTTCTGGCAGTCCATGTTCGATCAGGAACTGGCGAAGAAGATGTCCTCTGCGGGGGGTATCGGCCTCGCCGACATGCTCTACGACCAGCTTTCGTCCACCCTGTTGAGTGCAAGCCGCCGTAGCGCAGCGCAGGGGACGCATGATGCCGTGCCGGTGGACCCCGTGTCGGCATTGCCGGAACGTGGGGCGGGGCAGACCGCGTCCGTCGTATCGGGAGGTGACGCCACTGCCGGTGCCGCGAAGCCGGGTGAGGCCTCTGCCGCTGCGGGTGCTTCGGCCCCCTTGTACGCGCCTCTTTCCGACGCCGCCCATGGGCAGCCGACTTCCGCAGCCGAGGGTGCCATGGGAGGAATGACGACGGGGCAACCTGCGCCGCCCGTGCCATCTGCCTCGTCCGCGTCGTCACCGGCGTCTTCGGCGAATGCGGCAGACGCCGGTCACGCCAGCCCGGTAGCGGCTGCCGGAGAGGCCTCCACCCCCGCAGTGCCTCTCTCGCCCGACCAGCAGGCCGTGTTGCAGCGCGAATTGGCCGCCTACGCCCGTCAGGTCGCAGCACAGCGCAGTGCCGCACCTGCTGCGGGAACAACCGACACGGAACAGGTAGCCACTGGTGCGGCCGTAGCCGCCGCAGGGCCGACCGCCGCCTCCGGCCCCGAATCTGCCACGACCTCCCCGGCTGCCACGATTCCTCCGGCTGGGCACGACGCAGCGCGCGCCGCGCGTTCGGCCGGTGCCGATTTCATGACCCCGCCGCCCGTGGTGCGAAGCCCGCGCAACGGTCGCCCCGACATCCCCACCACCTACCGCCGCAATGCGGGCCGCCGTACCGACACGGCCAGCCCCGCAGTGACAGGGCCTCGCGTTCCTTCGGGGCAGCCCGTGACGCGCCGCCCGGGTATGACGCCCGCGGAAGGTGCGCAGGCGGTGCAGAACGCCGCGTCTACGTTCGCGCCGTCTGCGGCAGCGGCACAGGGCGTGCCGGCACCTTCGGCCCCGCAGCCTCCGACGCTGCCGGGTGTACCGGCTTACACTCCCGGCGTTCCGGGTATGGTGACGCCCCCACAGGGCGCGACGCAGCCTGTACCGCCGGTCGCATCACCGCCTTCCTCTCCCGCGGGCGCACCCGTGGGAATGCCCGCGACGCGTCTTGCCTCGCCCGTGGGTGGGCCCGCCCCCGCCCCCCTGCCGGGACGTCTCGCATGGCCGGTGGCAGGGCATATCTCCGAAGGTTTCGGCTGGCGTAGCGACCCGGTCACGGGAGAACGTGCATGGCACCCCGGCGTCGACCTCGCCGCCGCCGAGGGTTCACCCGTGCGGGCCTGCTGGGATGGCAAGGTCGTGTTCGCAGGGGAACAGGGCGACTACGGCAATCTCGTCGTCGTGGAACACGCGGGTGGATGGCGTAGCTACTATGGTCACAACGCGGCACTCTCGGTCCGTGCGGGTGATGTCGTCGCCTCCGGTTCGGAACTTGCAAAAGCAGGGGCGACAGGGCGCGCCAACGGCCCTCACGTCCATTTCGAAGTGCGACTCGGCGAACTGGCCCTCAACCCGGAGACCTTGGCAGGCAAGGGGAACGCGCCATCAGCCAGCTGA
- a CDS encoding flagellar protein FlgN, whose protein sequence is MYDSIHGNLVRQSRAMALLLTLLEEEFSLLQARDSEAVMGLELSIHELMRQLAAERCEVRAMLDGGRVLDYAALLPEGQGDALRTVMAELDATEQRCARQASFNADLTLALLDQSQELLDYLHRRLVPPKPVAYGRRGTVAPQRVEAAIIHGRL, encoded by the coding sequence ATGTACGACAGCATCCACGGCAATCTTGTCCGGCAATCACGGGCCATGGCCTTGCTGCTGACGCTGCTTGAGGAAGAGTTTTCCCTGCTTCAGGCCCGCGACAGCGAAGCGGTGATGGGCCTTGAGCTCTCCATCCACGAACTCATGCGCCAGCTGGCCGCCGAACGCTGCGAAGTCAGGGCGATGCTGGATGGCGGTCGTGTGCTCGACTATGCGGCCCTGCTGCCCGAAGGTCAGGGCGATGCCCTGCGTACTGTCATGGCTGAACTTGACGCCACGGAACAGCGCTGCGCCCGTCAGGCGTCGTTCAACGCCGACCTCACGCTGGCACTGCTCGACCAGAGTCAGGAGCTTCTCGACTACCTGCATCGTCGTCTCGTGCCCCCCAAGCCCGTCGCCTATGGCAGACGCGGCACCGTCGCGCCCCAGCGCGTCGAGGCCGCCATCATCCACGGGAGGCTGTGA
- the flgK gene encoding flagellar hook-associated protein FlgK has product MSISSLFNLGWNALNGAQSAIQTTGNNIANVNTPGYSRQEVRFEEAPTLDKFGGQMGQGVYAAEVIRHFNKFLFSSYLDKYSTQQRWEKQYEELQGVENLFNEANTSGINAALTTFFNDWQELSKRPDDKSVREALLAHSDNLTKLIRNADDTMLRMQQEIDQQIGQDVDAVNDMLRSIADINRQLNIHDDPGRNNANTLYDQRDQLVRKLAEKLDVTVVDNGGGNYTVNTKAGQTLVDGTVAYELRFDGPKSEAQLTTTSAFDGTLEFTGSDSSEYTLEVVTGGAVGTATYRVSLDGGQTWLKDADGNELHYTTQTSPTTERVKGLDISFTGATQPMSAGDRFTITPKSGLYWVTPTRDPLNVTPQALSDGTDNTSRITGGSLGALFTVRDDKIGEYRDKLDAFANTLMWEVNRIHSQGAGLEKLAQSAGTTKVPNTTASLGSPTAGINFHDRLQDGNIGIYVYDKTTGAVVNSGSIDFSSVVPPGLANFSKDDHSLQDVVDAINNDAKFTGLITASIKDGKLVVDGVGDNVFSFGADSTGVLAALGLNTFFQGSGAADIALRPELRQNTGLINAGQVNGASEGNSGDNNSAKEIAALSTKKVTVSMFSSNSGNQSLSEFYSSIVAVVGADTASAKFNKAFHQAMSDDIDSRMSSVSGVNLDEEMASLVKFQHSYKAAAKLVTTADEMFQVLLRLKQ; this is encoded by the coding sequence ATGTCCATCTCCTCGCTGTTCAACCTCGGCTGGAACGCGCTCAACGGTGCACAGAGTGCCATCCAGACCACCGGCAACAACATTGCCAACGTGAATACCCCCGGGTACTCGCGTCAGGAGGTGCGCTTCGAGGAGGCTCCCACGCTGGACAAGTTCGGCGGGCAGATGGGGCAGGGCGTCTACGCCGCCGAAGTCATAAGGCATTTCAACAAGTTCCTCTTCTCGTCGTACCTCGACAAGTATTCCACCCAGCAACGGTGGGAGAAGCAGTACGAAGAACTGCAAGGGGTGGAGAACCTCTTCAACGAGGCCAACACCTCCGGCATCAACGCGGCCCTGACCACGTTCTTCAACGACTGGCAGGAACTCTCGAAGCGGCCGGACGACAAGTCGGTGCGGGAGGCGCTGCTCGCCCATAGCGACAACCTCACCAAGCTCATCCGCAACGCCGACGACACCATGCTGCGCATGCAGCAGGAAATCGACCAGCAGATAGGGCAGGATGTGGACGCGGTGAACGACATGCTGCGCTCCATCGCCGACATCAACCGTCAGCTCAACATCCACGATGACCCGGGCCGCAACAACGCCAACACGCTCTACGACCAGCGCGACCAACTCGTCCGCAAGCTGGCCGAGAAGCTCGACGTCACCGTGGTGGACAACGGCGGCGGCAACTACACTGTCAACACCAAGGCGGGGCAGACCCTCGTCGACGGCACGGTGGCCTATGAACTGCGCTTCGACGGGCCCAAGTCCGAGGCGCAGCTGACCACCACGTCGGCTTTCGACGGGACGCTGGAGTTCACAGGAAGCGACAGTTCGGAATACACCCTTGAAGTGGTCACGGGCGGGGCTGTCGGCACGGCCACCTACCGTGTGTCGCTCGACGGCGGGCAGACGTGGCTGAAAGATGCCGACGGCAACGAACTGCATTACACGACGCAGACGTCTCCCACCACAGAGCGGGTCAAGGGACTCGACATCTCCTTCACCGGGGCCACACAGCCCATGTCGGCGGGTGACCGGTTCACCATCACGCCCAAGAGCGGCCTGTACTGGGTGACGCCCACGCGCGACCCCCTCAACGTGACCCCGCAGGCCCTTTCCGACGGTACGGACAACACTTCGCGCATCACGGGCGGGTCGCTTGGCGCCCTCTTCACCGTGCGGGACGACAAGATAGGCGAATACCGCGATAAACTCGACGCCTTCGCCAACACCCTCATGTGGGAAGTGAACCGCATCCATTCGCAGGGCGCGGGCCTTGAGAAACTGGCGCAGTCTGCGGGTACGACCAAGGTGCCCAACACCACGGCCTCACTCGGTTCACCCACGGCGGGCATCAATTTCCACGACCGTTTGCAGGATGGCAACATCGGCATCTATGTCTACGACAAGACGACCGGGGCCGTGGTCAACTCCGGTTCCATCGACTTCTCGTCGGTGGTCCCGCCCGGACTCGCCAACTTCAGCAAGGACGACCACAGCCTTCAGGATGTGGTCGACGCCATCAACAACGACGCAAAGTTCACGGGCCTCATCACCGCCAGCATCAAGGACGGCAAACTCGTGGTGGACGGTGTGGGCGACAATGTCTTCTCGTTCGGGGCCGACTCCACAGGGGTGCTTGCGGCGCTAGGCCTGAACACCTTCTTTCAGGGGTCGGGTGCCGCCGACATAGCCCTGCGTCCCGAGTTGCGCCAGAACACCGGGCTCATCAACGCCGGTCAGGTGAACGGCGCGAGCGAGGGCAACTCCGGCGACAACAACAGCGCCAAAGAGATTGCGGCCCTCTCCACCAAGAAGGTCACTGTGTCGATGTTCAGTTCGAACTCGGGCAACCAGTCGCTTTCGGAGTTCTACAGTTCCATCGTCGCCGTGGTGGGTGCCGATACCGCCTCGGCGAAGTTCAACAAGGCCTTCCATCAGGCCATGTCCGACGACATCGACTCGCGCATGTCGTCCGTCTCCGGGGTGAACCTCGACGAGGAGATGGCAAGCCTCGTGAAGTTCCAGCATTCGTACAAGGCCGCAGCCAAACTCGTGACCACGGCGGACGAGATGTTCCAGGTGCTGCTGAGGCTGAAGCAGTAG